In Cedecea neteri, a single genomic region encodes these proteins:
- a CDS encoding RidA family protein, with product MSIARIKPEARWSDAVIHNQTVYYTGVPENLDADAYQQTANTLQQIDTLLAELGSDKTRILDATIFLPDGEDFAAMNKAWDEWVVAGKAPVRCTVQAKLMNPRYKVEIKIIAAV from the coding sequence ATGAGTATTGCGCGTATTAAACCTGAAGCCCGCTGGTCTGACGCGGTTATCCATAACCAGACCGTGTACTACACCGGCGTTCCGGAAAATCTGGATGCTGACGCCTACCAGCAGACGGCAAACACCCTGCAGCAAATCGACACCCTGCTGGCTGAACTCGGCAGCGACAAGACCCGCATTCTGGATGCAACGATTTTCCTGCCGGATGGTGAAGATTTTGCGGCAATGAATAAAGCGTGGGATGAGTGGGTCGTGGCGGGTAAAGCGCCGGTACGCTGCACCGTACAGGCTAAGTTGATGAACCCGCGCTACAAAGTGGAAATCAAAATCATCGCGGCGGTGTAA
- a CDS encoding YoaH family protein, whose translation MISGLPALSHEQQQQAVERIHELMADGMSSGEAIALVASEIRASHTGGNVAVRFEDEDGEEEDPQD comes from the coding sequence ATGATTTCAGGATTACCGGCGCTTAGCCACGAGCAGCAGCAGCAGGCCGTCGAGCGTATTCACGAACTGATGGCCGACGGCATGAGCAGCGGCGAAGCCATCGCCCTGGTAGCCAGTGAGATTCGTGCCTCGCATACCGGGGGTAACGTCGCCGTACGCTTTGAAGATGAAGACGGCGAAGAAGAAGACCCGCAGGACTAG
- the pabB gene encoding aminodeoxychorismate synthase component 1 translates to MNVTTSPAFRELSWQADAVQHYFRAVSAQPWAMLLHSGFADHPHNRFDIMVASPLATLVTHGQETVIERDGLSSQHKECPLELLQQTLDSFGLATTSTNDIPFCGGALGLFSYDLGRRFEKIPATAEQDLTTPDMAVGIYDWALIADHHLQRLTLVCRGDIEARLAWLNALSPRQGGQPFRLTSQWQSNMSRETYGEKFRQIQAYLSSGDCYQVNLAQRFNARYQGDEWQAFETLNQANRAPFSAFLRLPDSCILSLSPERFVLLEDKQIQTRPIKGTLPRLADPQADAAQAERLANSPKDRAENLMIVDLLRNDIGRVAVPGSVKVPELFVVEPFPAVHHLVSTITARLPETLSACDLLRATFPGGSITGAPKVRAMEIIEELEPQRRNAWCGSIGYISFCGRMDTSITIRTLTAEGGKLYCSAGGGIVADSNEAAEYQETFDKVNRILPLLEN, encoded by the coding sequence ATGAATGTTACAACCTCCCCCGCTTTTCGCGAACTCAGCTGGCAGGCCGATGCCGTTCAGCACTATTTCCGCGCGGTTTCCGCTCAACCCTGGGCCATGCTGCTTCACTCTGGCTTTGCCGACCATCCGCATAATCGTTTTGATATTATGGTCGCCAGCCCGCTTGCGACGCTGGTCACACACGGTCAGGAAACCGTGATTGAACGCGACGGCCTTTCATCGCAACACAAAGAATGCCCGCTTGAACTGTTACAGCAAACGCTGGACAGCTTTGGCCTTGCCACCACGTCCACTAACGATATCCCGTTCTGCGGCGGCGCGCTGGGGCTATTCAGCTACGATCTGGGCCGCCGCTTTGAGAAAATCCCCGCGACGGCAGAACAGGATTTGACCACGCCGGACATGGCCGTCGGTATTTATGACTGGGCGCTGATTGCAGACCATCATCTGCAGCGCCTGACGCTGGTTTGCCGGGGAGACATTGAAGCTCGTCTGGCCTGGCTGAATGCACTTTCGCCCCGGCAGGGAGGCCAACCTTTCCGGCTGACCAGCCAATGGCAGTCCAATATGTCCCGCGAAACGTACGGTGAGAAGTTCCGCCAGATCCAGGCTTATCTCAGCAGCGGCGACTGCTACCAGGTCAACCTGGCTCAGCGGTTCAACGCCCGCTATCAAGGGGATGAATGGCAGGCTTTCGAAACGCTAAATCAGGCGAATCGCGCGCCGTTCAGCGCTTTTTTGCGGCTGCCGGACAGCTGTATTCTCAGTCTTTCTCCGGAGCGTTTTGTTCTGCTCGAAGACAAGCAGATTCAAACCCGTCCGATCAAAGGCACGCTGCCTCGCCTTGCCGACCCGCAGGCCGACGCAGCCCAAGCTGAGCGCCTGGCGAACTCACCGAAAGATCGCGCTGAGAATCTGATGATTGTTGATTTGCTACGCAACGATATTGGCCGCGTTGCGGTGCCGGGCAGCGTCAAAGTGCCCGAGTTGTTTGTGGTGGAGCCTTTCCCTGCGGTGCATCATCTGGTGAGCACAATTACCGCCAGGTTGCCTGAGACGCTTAGCGCCTGCGATCTCCTGCGCGCCACCTTCCCCGGCGGTTCAATCACCGGCGCCCCCAAAGTGCGGGCAATGGAAATTATTGAAGAGCTGGAGCCTCAGCGGCGTAACGCATGGTGCGGCAGTATCGGCTACATTAGCTTCTGCGGAAGGATGGATACCAGCATCACCATCCGCACGCTTACTGCTGAAGGCGGGAAATTATATTGTTCTGCCGGCGGCGGGATCGTCGCCGACAGTAACGAGGCGGCGGAATATCAGGAAACATTTGATAAAGTTAATCGTATCCTGCCCTTACTGGAGAATTAA
- a CDS encoding CoA pyrophosphatase: MPGSSLTLNDFLTRFQLLRPADSAPVSNKRQAAVLVPIVRRPQPGLLLTQRSLMLRKHAGQVAFPGGAVDDTDSSLIAAALREAQEEVAIPPESVEVIGTLPPVDSVTGFQVTPIVGIIPPDLPWRASEDEVSAVFEMPLAEALSLGRYHPLDIHRRGNAHRVWLSWYQRYFVWGMTAGIIRELSLQVDSDPGDTLKR; the protein is encoded by the coding sequence ATGCCTGGTTCGTCCCTGACGCTGAACGATTTCCTTACCCGGTTTCAACTGTTACGCCCGGCGGATAGCGCGCCGGTCAGTAACAAACGTCAGGCGGCTGTGCTAGTGCCGATTGTACGCCGGCCTCAGCCAGGGCTTTTGCTCACCCAACGCTCGCTGATGTTGCGCAAACATGCCGGTCAGGTGGCCTTCCCCGGTGGAGCGGTAGACGACACCGACAGCTCGCTGATAGCCGCAGCGCTGCGCGAGGCACAGGAAGAAGTCGCTATTCCACCAGAATCCGTCGAGGTTATCGGCACGCTTCCGCCGGTGGACAGCGTGACGGGTTTCCAGGTAACGCCGATTGTCGGCATCATTCCCCCTGATTTACCGTGGCGCGCCAGTGAAGATGAAGTTTCTGCGGTGTTTGAAATGCCGCTCGCCGAGGCCCTGAGTCTGGGGCGCTACCATCCGTTAGATATTCATCGCCGCGGCAACGCGCATCGTGTCTGGCTTTCCTGGTATCAACGCTATTTTGTTTGGGGTATGACGGCGGGGATTATTCGCGAACTCTCTTTACAGGTAGATAGCGATCCAGGCGACACTTTAAAACGCTGA
- the sdaA gene encoding L-serine ammonia-lyase, with translation MISIFDMFKVGIGPSSSHTVGPMKAGKQFVDALIEQGLLDSTTRIAVDVYGSLSLTGKGHHTDIAIIMGLAGNQPDNVDIDAIPAFIRDVETRGRLLIAQGRHEVDFPQDNGMRFRSDNLPLHENGMQIHAYNGDKEIYSKTYYSIGGGFIVDEEHFGKDAASEVTVPYPFHSAQEMLQHCKDTGLSVSGMVMQNELALHSRQEIEDYFANIWQTMRACIDRGMNTEGVLPGPLRVPRRASALRRMLVSSDKLSNDPMNVVDWVNMFALAVNEENAAGGRVVTAPTNGACGIVPAVLAYYDHFIEPVTPDTWIRYFLASGAIGVLYKMNASISGAEVGCQGEVGVACSMAAAGLAEILGASPEQVCVAAEIGMEHNLGLTCDPVAGQVQVPCIERNAIASVKAINATRMAMRRTSAPRVSLDKVIETMYETGKDMNAKYRETSRGGLAIKVQCD, from the coding sequence GTGATTAGCATATTCGACATGTTCAAAGTCGGCATCGGGCCTTCCAGCTCCCATACCGTCGGGCCAATGAAGGCCGGGAAACAGTTTGTCGACGCACTGATCGAACAGGGACTGCTGGACAGTACCACCCGCATCGCGGTGGACGTTTACGGTTCTCTTTCCCTGACGGGGAAAGGCCACCACACCGATATCGCGATTATTATGGGTCTGGCCGGCAACCAGCCTGATAACGTCGATATCGACGCTATTCCGGCTTTTATTCGCGACGTGGAAACCCGCGGTCGTCTGCTAATTGCTCAGGGTCGGCATGAAGTCGATTTTCCGCAGGATAACGGCATGCGTTTTCGCAGCGACAACCTGCCGCTGCACGAAAACGGCATGCAGATCCACGCCTATAACGGCGACAAAGAGATCTACAGCAAAACCTATTATTCCATCGGCGGCGGCTTCATCGTCGACGAAGAACACTTTGGGAAAGATGCGGCCAGCGAAGTCACCGTGCCTTATCCGTTCCATTCCGCACAGGAAATGCTGCAGCACTGCAAGGACACCGGGCTGTCCGTGTCCGGCATGGTAATGCAGAACGAGCTGGCACTGCATAGCCGCCAGGAAATCGAAGACTACTTCGCCAACATCTGGCAAACCATGCGCGCCTGTATCGATCGCGGCATGAATACCGAAGGCGTGCTGCCTGGTCCGCTGCGCGTGCCGCGTCGTGCCTCTGCCCTGCGCAGGATGCTGGTGTCCAGCGACAAGCTGTCCAACGATCCAATGAACGTGGTTGACTGGGTGAACATGTTTGCCCTGGCGGTGAACGAAGAGAACGCCGCAGGTGGCCGCGTAGTAACCGCGCCAACCAACGGCGCCTGCGGGATCGTGCCAGCGGTGTTGGCCTACTACGATCACTTTATCGAGCCTGTCACGCCGGATACCTGGATTCGCTACTTCCTGGCCTCCGGTGCTATTGGCGTGCTGTACAAAATGAACGCCTCTATCTCCGGCGCAGAAGTGGGCTGCCAGGGTGAAGTCGGCGTTGCCTGTTCGATGGCGGCGGCGGGCCTGGCTGAAATTCTGGGCGCCAGCCCGGAGCAGGTTTGCGTTGCGGCGGAAATTGGCATGGAACATAACCTCGGCCTGACCTGTGACCCGGTCGCCGGGCAGGTACAGGTGCCTTGCATCGAGCGTAACGCGATTGCCTCGGTGAAGGCTATCAACGCCACACGTATGGCGATGCGTCGTACCAGCGCCCCGCGCGTTTCGCTCGATAAGGTCATTGAGACCATGTACGAAACCGGTAAAGACATGAACGCTAAATACCGCGAAACATCGCGAGGCGGGCTGGCCATTAAGGTTCAGTGCGATTAA
- a CDS encoding LysR family transcriptional regulator: MDIKLLRAFVTLSQSGSYHSAAEKLCVTQPALTKQIQTLESLSGITLFQRGRHGARLTVAGELLLPGATAVLERHDLFCSEVAGIQKGRAGKLTMGFGISSFQLAPRLVAVFRSQFPDVQVSLNDMSSAEQFRQLTEGSLQVGFVRLPVPEQLEGRVLAEEQLVLAVAQAVNTKTSAATELLQMSQLLQLSRNRGEGLSAQVARFLAGNNLAPRTVSAADDIQTLLALVAAGEGVALLPAGVSHILPAGVRLVALEGEHTTWQTGIAWNAQLNDPVRDRFLQMVTS, encoded by the coding sequence ATGGATATAAAACTGCTTCGCGCTTTCGTTACCCTCTCACAGTCAGGGTCATATCATTCAGCGGCTGAAAAACTGTGTGTCACGCAACCTGCACTAACCAAACAGATCCAGACGCTGGAGTCCCTTTCCGGCATCACGCTATTTCAGCGAGGTCGCCACGGGGCAAGGCTGACCGTGGCAGGAGAACTGTTGCTCCCGGGTGCCACTGCGGTACTAGAACGCCACGATCTTTTCTGTTCCGAAGTGGCCGGTATTCAGAAAGGGCGGGCAGGAAAACTGACCATGGGCTTTGGGATCTCCTCTTTCCAACTGGCCCCTCGACTGGTGGCCGTTTTTCGCAGCCAGTTTCCAGATGTGCAGGTATCCCTGAATGATATGTCCTCTGCGGAACAGTTTCGGCAGTTAACGGAAGGCAGCCTTCAGGTCGGGTTCGTGCGATTGCCTGTGCCTGAGCAACTGGAAGGTCGAGTCCTGGCGGAAGAGCAACTGGTTCTTGCCGTGGCTCAGGCTGTTAATACGAAAACATCTGCGGCAACAGAATTGCTGCAAATGAGCCAGCTGCTGCAGCTGTCTCGCAATCGGGGAGAAGGGCTCTCGGCTCAGGTAGCTCGCTTTCTGGCAGGAAATAATCTCGCTCCCCGTACCGTTTCAGCGGCAGATGATATTCAGACCTTGCTGGCGCTCGTTGCCGCCGGAGAGGGTGTAGCATTGCTGCCGGCGGGGGTAAGTCATATTCTGCCAGCTGGCGTCAGGCTTGTGGCACTTGAAGGTGAACATACCACCTGGCAAACGGGCATTGCCTGGAATGCTCAGCTAAACGATCCTGTGCGAGATCGCTTCCTGCAGATGGTGACCAGCTGA
- a CDS encoding nitrilase family protein: MDTTLRTATVQFCHRAGDKQYNLSVMEKFIIQAAQEEVKILAFPEMCITGYWHVPDLSRQALDALSERADESASLARIAALAEQYQMAIGAGFIEKSSDERLYNAYAICMPDGTRHVHRKLHAFEHPDIASGNSFTVFDTPWGVRVGVLICWDNNLVENARITALLGADVLIAPHQTGGTHSRSPFGMKPIPPSLWENRHNDPQTLETALRGESGRGWLMRWLPSRAHDNGFFILFSNGVGLDNGEVRTGNAMIIDPYGRIVSETGSFEDTIVYADLDLALLPMSTGRRWIHGRRPELYGVLGESQGYERDARTARFTEDVPDFGADHLSDGQK; the protein is encoded by the coding sequence ATGGATACCACTCTTCGTACTGCCACAGTGCAGTTCTGCCACCGGGCGGGAGACAAACAGTACAATTTATCGGTGATGGAGAAATTTATTATTCAGGCCGCCCAGGAGGAGGTAAAGATTCTGGCCTTCCCTGAAATGTGCATTACTGGATACTGGCATGTGCCGGATCTCAGCCGTCAGGCATTGGATGCGTTGTCTGAGCGGGCTGACGAGAGCGCATCATTGGCCAGGATTGCAGCACTTGCCGAACAATACCAGATGGCTATTGGCGCAGGGTTCATTGAAAAGAGCAGCGACGAGCGCTTGTATAATGCCTACGCCATCTGCATGCCGGATGGCACGCGGCATGTACACAGGAAGCTCCACGCTTTTGAACACCCTGATATTGCCTCCGGCAACAGTTTTACTGTTTTTGACACCCCGTGGGGAGTGCGTGTTGGGGTGCTTATCTGCTGGGATAACAATCTCGTGGAAAACGCGCGCATTACGGCATTGCTGGGTGCTGACGTGCTTATCGCTCCGCACCAGACTGGAGGAACCCATTCGCGAAGTCCTTTCGGTATGAAACCCATTCCCCCGAGCCTCTGGGAAAACAGACATAACGATCCTCAAACGCTGGAGACAGCCTTACGCGGTGAGAGCGGCCGGGGCTGGCTGATGCGCTGGTTACCTTCGCGCGCGCATGATAATGGCTTTTTCATTCTGTTCAGTAATGGCGTCGGCCTGGATAACGGAGAGGTTCGGACAGGGAATGCCATGATTATTGACCCTTACGGCAGGATCGTGAGCGAAACAGGTTCCTTTGAGGATACGATCGTGTACGCCGACCTCGATCTGGCGTTGCTGCCGATGTCTACTGGCCGCAGGTGGATTCATGGACGTCGGCCTGAGCTGTATGGTGTCCTGGGCGAATCACAGGGCTACGAGCGAGATGCCAGGACAGCACGATTTACCGAAGATGTGCCTGATTTTGGCGCTGACCATCTAAGCGATGGGCAAAAATAA
- a CDS encoding EAL domain-containing protein, which translates to MQTAQRIISDYRRRRVIVCAVLAILVLIVTLSVRYVTERNLNEQRVVQFNQRIITTLDTLLAPLNTVSDDIMQLIGTSCDDAQLKIREHAAKMQTVRAIGLIKDGVLYCSSIYGSRNVGIHQLHTRLPSDEPLLFLSRDSSLLKGTPVLIFWRPQQGQPHDGVMQIVNIQMLTSLLLKPEYPWVTRAVLNVGDDHLEYGAGLLGKIETNEDDVSKQTASKLYPYSITAIGPSADQLTLQNLPAQLPLALLLSLLVGYIAWLATANRMSFSWEINLGLAAREFEVFCQPLVSARNLECVGVELLLRWNNPRQGWISPEVFIPLAEQQQQIAPLTRFVLDETVRHLEIFPKTPGFHIGLNVAASHFHDGAIIRDLKRYWFPATPKQKLTLELTERNALPEMDHRVVQELHRLGIDLAIDDFGTGHSSLAYLETLNPNVLKIDKSFTAAIGTDAVNSTVTDIIIALGQRLDIDLVAEGVETQEQAEYLRRNGVDVLQGFLYAKPMPLRDFSRWLEGNTPPPPRHEDRAIPAFPMR; encoded by the coding sequence ATGCAAACGGCACAGCGGATTATTTCTGACTATCGCCGCAGGCGAGTTATTGTCTGCGCTGTACTCGCCATTTTAGTTTTAATCGTCACGCTTAGCGTCAGATACGTGACAGAACGTAATCTTAACGAGCAGCGCGTCGTCCAGTTTAATCAGCGAATCATTACCACGCTCGATACGCTCCTCGCTCCGCTGAATACCGTCAGCGACGATATTATGCAGCTCATCGGTACCTCCTGCGACGACGCCCAATTAAAAATTCGCGAACACGCCGCCAAAATGCAAACGGTCCGCGCGATTGGTTTAATCAAAGATGGCGTGCTGTACTGCTCCAGTATTTACGGCAGCCGCAACGTGGGTATTCATCAGCTCCATACTCGCCTGCCTTCAGACGAGCCGCTGCTGTTTTTATCCCGCGACAGCTCATTGTTAAAAGGCACCCCGGTGCTGATTTTCTGGCGGCCGCAGCAGGGGCAGCCTCACGATGGCGTGATGCAGATCGTTAATATTCAGATGTTAACCAGTCTGTTGCTTAAGCCGGAGTATCCCTGGGTGACGCGAGCGGTACTGAACGTCGGCGACGATCATCTTGAATACGGTGCCGGTCTGCTAGGAAAGATAGAAACAAACGAAGATGATGTTTCTAAACAAACAGCCTCTAAACTTTACCCTTATTCTATTACCGCTATTGGTCCTTCTGCCGACCAGCTAACGCTACAAAATTTACCGGCTCAGCTTCCGCTGGCTTTATTGCTCAGCCTGCTGGTGGGCTATATTGCCTGGCTTGCGACCGCCAATCGAATGAGCTTCTCCTGGGAGATCAACCTCGGCCTTGCCGCCAGGGAATTTGAAGTCTTCTGCCAGCCGCTGGTCAGCGCCCGAAACTTAGAGTGCGTTGGCGTCGAGCTGCTGCTGCGCTGGAATAACCCAAGACAGGGCTGGATTTCACCGGAAGTGTTTATCCCCCTGGCGGAACAGCAGCAGCAAATCGCCCCGCTCACCCGCTTTGTGCTGGATGAAACGGTGCGTCATCTGGAAATATTCCCCAAAACGCCCGGGTTTCATATCGGCCTTAACGTTGCCGCCAGCCACTTCCACGACGGCGCAATTATTCGCGACCTGAAACGTTACTGGTTCCCGGCCACGCCTAAGCAAAAATTAACGCTGGAACTCACCGAACGTAACGCCCTGCCCGAAATGGATCACCGCGTCGTTCAGGAGCTTCACAGGCTCGGTATCGATCTGGCTATTGATGATTTCGGCACCGGCCACAGCTCGCTTGCCTATCTTGAAACGCTGAATCCCAATGTGCTGAAAATCGATAAATCGTTTACCGCCGCCATCGGAACCGACGCGGTTAACTCTACAGTGACGGACATTATTATCGCGCTCGGGCAAAGGCTGGATATCGATTTGGTGGCTGAAGGAGTGGAAACGCAAGAGCAGGCAGAATATTTACGGCGTAACGGTGTCGATGTGCTGCAGGGATTTTTGTACGCCAAACCCATGCCGCTGAGGGATTTCTCTCGCTGGCTCGAGGGCAACACGCCGCCGCCCCCTCGCCATGAAGACCGGGCTATCCCGGCCTTCCCTATGCGCTGA
- the yoaE gene encoding CNNM family cation transport protein YoaE, whose translation MELLMDPQIWAGLLTLVVLEIVLGIDNLVFIAILADKLPPKQRDKARLIGLSLALIMRLALLSLISWLVTLTAPLFSIADFTFSGRDLIMLVGGIFLLFKATTELHERLENRQHDDGHGKGYASFWVVVLQIVVLDAVFSLDAVITAVGMVNHLPVMMAAVIIAMGVMLLASKPLTNFVNQHPTVVVLCLSFLLMIGLSLVAEGFGFHIPKGYLYAAIGFSIIIELFNQIARRNFIRHQSRQPLRARTADAILRMMSGKRQERVQSSEDSKAMTPIEAESFAEEERYMINGVLTLASRSLRSIMTPRGEISWVDAMKSVPEIREQLLASPHSLFPVCRGELDEIIGVVRAKELLVALDEGVDVAAIAAQSPAIVVPETLDPINLLGVLRRARGSFVIVNNEFGVVQGLVTPLDVLEAIAGEFPDADETPEIVRDGDGWLVKGSTDLHALQQRLDIHRLMHSEEDIASIAGLVIAVNGHIPKVGDVIEVAPLRIQIVEANDYRVDLVRVEKERSPHEDEEE comes from the coding sequence ATGGAACTGTTAATGGACCCGCAAATCTGGGCCGGTTTACTCACGCTTGTTGTGCTGGAAATCGTACTGGGTATTGATAACCTGGTGTTTATCGCCATTCTTGCGGATAAACTTCCGCCTAAGCAGCGGGATAAGGCCCGATTGATCGGCCTGTCGCTGGCGCTGATTATGCGCCTGGCGCTGCTGTCGCTGATTTCTTGGCTGGTCACGCTAACCGCGCCGCTGTTCAGCATCGCGGATTTCACCTTCTCAGGACGTGACCTGATTATGCTGGTGGGTGGTATCTTCCTGCTGTTTAAAGCGACCACGGAACTGCATGAACGCCTCGAAAACCGTCAGCATGACGACGGCCACGGTAAGGGCTATGCCAGCTTCTGGGTGGTGGTGCTGCAGATTGTGGTGCTTGATGCCGTCTTCTCGCTGGATGCGGTGATTACCGCAGTGGGGATGGTCAACCATCTGCCGGTGATGATGGCTGCGGTCATCATTGCGATGGGCGTGATGCTGCTTGCCTCCAAACCGCTAACGAATTTTGTTAACCAACATCCGACGGTGGTGGTGCTCTGTCTGAGCTTCCTGCTGATGATTGGCTTGAGCCTGGTGGCAGAAGGCTTCGGTTTCCATATTCCAAAAGGCTACCTGTACGCGGCCATTGGTTTCTCGATCATCATCGAACTGTTTAACCAGATCGCGCGTCGTAACTTTATTCGCCATCAGTCTCGCCAGCCGCTGCGTGCACGTACTGCCGATGCGATTCTGCGCATGATGAGCGGTAAGCGTCAGGAACGTGTCCAAAGCAGCGAAGACAGCAAAGCCATGACGCCAATTGAGGCGGAGTCCTTCGCGGAAGAAGAGCGCTACATGATTAACGGCGTGCTGACGCTGGCATCGCGCTCATTGCGCAGCATTATGACGCCGCGCGGTGAGATTTCGTGGGTTGATGCAATGAAAAGCGTGCCGGAGATCCGCGAACAGCTACTGGCGTCTCCCCATAGCCTGTTCCCGGTGTGTCGCGGTGAACTGGATGAAATTATTGGCGTTGTCCGTGCGAAAGAGCTGCTGGTTGCCCTGGATGAAGGTGTTGACGTGGCGGCCATTGCCGCGCAGTCACCGGCGATTGTTGTGCCGGAAACGCTGGACCCGATCAACCTGCTTGGCGTGCTGCGTCGCGCTCGCGGCAGCTTCGTTATCGTTAACAACGAGTTTGGCGTGGTGCAGGGGCTGGTCACGCCGCTGGACGTGCTGGAAGCGATTGCCGGTGAATTCCCGGATGCGGATGAAACGCCTGAAATCGTTCGTGACGGCGACGGCTGGCTGGTGAAAGGCTCAACGGATCTGCACGCGCTTCAGCAGCGTCTGGACATTCATCGCCTGATGCACAGCGAAGAAGACATTGCTTCTATCGCCGGCCTGGTGATTGCGGTGAATGGTCATATTCCTAAAGTTGGGGACGTGATCGAAGTCGCGCCGCTACGTATTCAGATAGTCGAAGCCAACGATTATCGCGTCGATTTAGTTCGCGTGGAGAAAGAACGCTCTCCACACGAGGACGAAGAAGAGTAA
- the manX gene encoding PTS mannose transporter subunit IIAB, with protein MTIAIVIGTHGWAAEQLLKTAEMLLGEQENVGWIDFVPGENAETLIEKYNAQLEKLDTSKGVLFLVDTWGGSPFNAASRIVVDKEPYEVVAGVNIPMLVETLMSRDDNPTFDDLVAHAVETGREGVKALKAKPIEKATPAPVAAAPKAAAPAKPMGPNDYMNIGLARIDDRLIHGQVATRWTKETNVTRIIVVSDEVAADTVRKTLLTQVAPPGVTAHVVDVAKMIRVYNNPKYAGERVMLLFTNPTDVERIVEGGVKITSVNIGGMAFRQGKTQVNNAISVDEKDIEAFKKLNDRGIELEARKVSTDQKLKMMDLIAKVK; from the coding sequence GTGACTATTGCTATTGTCATAGGCACACATGGCTGGGCAGCGGAACAATTGCTGAAGACCGCCGAAATGCTATTAGGCGAACAAGAGAACGTTGGCTGGATAGATTTCGTCCCGGGTGAAAATGCTGAAACCCTGATCGAGAAATATAACGCTCAGCTGGAGAAACTGGATACCAGCAAAGGCGTGCTGTTCCTCGTGGATACCTGGGGTGGCAGTCCATTCAATGCGGCAAGCCGTATCGTTGTGGATAAGGAACCTTACGAAGTGGTCGCCGGGGTGAATATCCCTATGCTGGTCGAAACCCTGATGTCGCGTGACGACAATCCCACCTTCGACGATCTGGTTGCCCACGCCGTTGAAACCGGCCGCGAAGGCGTGAAAGCGCTGAAAGCTAAGCCGATTGAAAAAGCCACACCAGCCCCCGTGGCCGCCGCGCCTAAAGCCGCAGCGCCAGCCAAACCGATGGGGCCAAATGATTACATGAACATCGGTCTGGCGCGTATTGACGACCGTTTAATTCATGGCCAGGTCGCCACCCGCTGGACGAAAGAAACCAACGTTACCCGCATTATCGTCGTCAGTGATGAAGTGGCGGCAGACACCGTTCGCAAAACGCTGCTGACCCAGGTCGCACCGCCGGGCGTTACCGCCCACGTGGTGGATGTCGCAAAAATGATCCGCGTTTACAACAACCCCAAATACGCGGGTGAACGCGTCATGCTCCTGTTCACCAACCCAACCGACGTTGAGCGCATTGTTGAAGGTGGCGTAAAAATCACCTCCGTCAACATCGGCGGCATGGCTTTCCGCCAGGGCAAAACCCAGGTTAACAACGCCATTTCCGTAGATGAGAAAGATATTGAGGCCTTCAAAAAACTGAATGACCGCGGTATTGAGCTTGAAGCGCGGAAAGTGTCTACCGATCAAAAACTGAAAATGATGGATCTGATCGCGAAAGTTAAATGA
- a CDS encoding PTS mannose/fructose/sorbose transporter subunit IIC: MEITTLQIVLVFVVACIAGMESVLDEFQFHRPLIACTLIGAVLGDMKTGIIIGGTLEMIALGWMNIGAAVAPDAALASIISTILVIAGHQSIGAGIALAIPLAAAGQVLTIIVRTITVGFQHAADKAANNGNLTALSWIHVSSLFLQAMRIAIPAVIVAISVGTSEVQNMLNAIPEVVTSGLNIAGGMIVVVGYAMVINMMRAGYLMPFFYLGFVTAAFTNFNLVALGVIGAVMAILYIQLSPKYNRSAGAPAQAAAANDLDNELD; encoded by the coding sequence ATGGAGATTACCACTCTTCAGATTGTGCTGGTGTTTGTCGTAGCCTGTATCGCCGGTATGGAGTCGGTGCTCGATGAATTTCAGTTCCACCGTCCGCTTATCGCCTGTACGTTAATCGGCGCCGTTCTCGGCGACATGAAAACCGGCATCATCATCGGCGGTACGCTGGAAATGATCGCCCTGGGCTGGATGAATATCGGTGCCGCCGTGGCCCCGGATGCCGCCCTCGCTTCAATTATCTCGACCATTCTGGTCATCGCCGGACACCAAAGCATCGGCGCCGGTATCGCGCTGGCTATCCCACTGGCTGCTGCGGGCCAGGTGCTGACCATTATCGTTCGTACTATTACCGTGGGCTTCCAGCACGCGGCGGATAAGGCGGCCAATAACGGCAACCTGACGGCGCTTTCCTGGATCCACGTCTCGTCCCTGTTCCTGCAGGCAATGCGTATCGCTATTCCAGCGGTTATCGTCGCCATCTCCGTAGGCACCAGTGAAGTTCAGAACATGCTGAATGCCATTCCTGAAGTGGTGACCAGCGGCCTGAACATCGCCGGCGGCATGATTGTGGTGGTCGGTTACGCGATGGTCATCAACATGATGCGCGCGGGCTACCTGATGCCGTTCTTCTACCTCGGTTTCGTTACCGCAGCGTTCACCAACTTCAACCTGGTGGCACTGGGCGTGATTGGCGCAGTGATGGCCATTCTCTACATTCAGCTCAGCCCGAAATATAACCGTAGCGCGGGTGCTCCGGCCCAGGCTGCTGCCGCGAACGATCTTGATAACGAACTGGACTAA